A portion of the Tepidanaerobacter syntrophicus genome contains these proteins:
- a CDS encoding tape measure protein: protein MGDVYRIEIPISIKDNTDPGVSQAKSKLNAFDKASQRTQERLEQMNKTKYQIVLDALDRASSIVGKVSSKARSIAGKTFSFTMKVIDLATAPLRSLWNFATSIQGAILGATGAFAGIYKPMDIAADFEQTQIAFETMLKSAEKAQQFLKEASEFANKTPFEFPELINSSKLLMAFGFEADKVLDMLKTIGDTASGLGAGSKGIDRITRALGQMQAKGRAQTEELLQLQELGVPANQILQEELGLTGEQIANIGKESIEAAKVIDALLRGMDKRFGGMMDNQSRTAKGMISTLKDTLQNSLLRPWGQGLWEGVKPGLEKITTWIDENQDIIAQWGEAWKKAGANISKWVMARVDALRNSIQRMVNSQEWKDAKNFGEKLKIAWDKIIAQPFNEWWNSTGKAWLADKASKIGEGIGTALSAGLLAILGIDARGAVEDGTSIGASFAEGFTRGFDGKKVGEAILNAIKGVFKDAGTLLPGGEKPSSTSWLSAGAIGLGIAKIWPLLTGIFKLGTGVFKLGSKAGKGLFNLFGKGSKDGVPAATGSLVPDSFITSTMAVTASVVYINGPTIGEGGSGGKIINNIPSLPGGGPATIPKLPGGGSPLALPGAAGAAGNAINTVKLANGTYVASGGALTTGLAKLGVALGSGATTAGGAAAAGAAGIAGIIGGILGLGSAGIDVYQGIKASKAGNNKVAKDEYVTAGTKAGMVGTGALIGTAIMPGLGTLIGAGIGGAAALLTGDKAGKALSDATDKDGALSKFWENTKIWASNTWDSIKTGASNAGSWISDKWSGFSEWFETSIWTPTKDVGISAINIAAGAWSEARDWIGDKWSDFSGWFDESIWTPVSNAAQAAGQWVSERWSEARTWIGERWSDFSTWFEESIWTPVKTGAQAAGQWVSERWSEAKTWVSETWGAVSGWFDESVWQPVKSAAQTAGAWLGDQFTAAKNAISEAWSGVSGWFEQKVWEPIKTGATRAWEWVGEKLGGIGEWIGDKWQSFKDWLGGLGQKGSKETGLTTSQGKGSVLEHAYGGIMTKPHMGIVAEDGAEGIIPLSPSKRQRGLDLWQRTGELLGVRAYEDGGIVGEEPDEIPVASATGKAGQNITIKVEVKAEPKFTIEGGGDNTDENKVVAILKAYIREMTDDIGDELAERLARIFANMPVKGVAEA from the coding sequence ATGGGTGACGTCTATAGAATTGAGATACCAATAAGCATCAAGGATAATACAGATCCTGGAGTGTCCCAGGCTAAAAGTAAGCTGAATGCCTTTGATAAAGCAAGTCAAAGGACCCAGGAAAGGCTGGAGCAGATGAATAAAACAAAATACCAGATCGTCCTTGACGCGCTGGATAGGGCGTCAAGCATTGTCGGTAAAGTTTCATCAAAAGCACGCAGCATAGCGGGTAAGACGTTCAGTTTTACGATGAAAGTAATCGATCTGGCCACGGCACCATTGAGAAGCCTATGGAACTTTGCGACTTCCATCCAGGGAGCTATACTCGGGGCCACCGGCGCATTTGCTGGCATTTATAAACCAATGGACATAGCCGCTGACTTTGAGCAGACACAGATTGCATTTGAGACCATGCTAAAAAGCGCCGAGAAGGCCCAGCAGTTCCTGAAGGAAGCGTCAGAGTTTGCGAACAAAACGCCGTTTGAATTTCCGGAACTGATCAACAGCAGTAAGCTGCTAATGGCCTTCGGATTTGAAGCGGATAAGGTGCTGGATATGCTGAAAACCATAGGCGATACGGCCAGCGGCCTGGGAGCCGGCTCCAAAGGAATAGACAGAATCACCAGGGCCCTCGGCCAGATGCAGGCCAAAGGGCGAGCGCAGACAGAAGAGCTCTTGCAGCTCCAGGAACTCGGCGTGCCGGCTAACCAGATCCTGCAGGAAGAGCTCGGCCTCACCGGAGAGCAGATAGCGAACATCGGTAAAGAGAGCATAGAAGCGGCAAAAGTTATCGATGCATTGTTACGAGGCATGGATAAGCGCTTCGGCGGAATGATGGACAACCAATCCAGGACGGCCAAAGGTATGATCTCAACCCTTAAAGACACTCTCCAAAACTCACTCTTGAGGCCTTGGGGACAAGGCTTGTGGGAAGGCGTAAAGCCAGGACTTGAAAAGATCACTACCTGGATAGACGAGAACCAGGATATCATCGCTCAATGGGGAGAGGCCTGGAAGAAAGCCGGAGCAAATATCTCCAAGTGGGTAATGGCCAGAGTGGATGCCTTGAGAAATAGCATACAGCGCATGGTTAACTCCCAGGAATGGAAAGACGCCAAGAACTTCGGAGAAAAGCTGAAGATAGCCTGGGATAAGATCATAGCGCAGCCATTCAACGAGTGGTGGAATTCAACCGGTAAGGCCTGGCTTGCAGACAAAGCCAGCAAAATCGGCGAAGGAATAGGAACTGCACTCTCCGCAGGATTGCTGGCCATACTCGGAATTGACGCCAGGGGTGCCGTAGAGGACGGAACCAGCATAGGCGCTTCATTCGCTGAAGGTTTTACACGGGGATTTGACGGCAAGAAGGTAGGAGAGGCAATCCTGAACGCTATCAAAGGCGTATTTAAGGACGCAGGAACGCTGCTTCCAGGAGGAGAGAAGCCAAGCAGTACATCCTGGCTGTCTGCCGGCGCAATAGGGTTAGGAATTGCTAAAATATGGCCGCTACTTACAGGTATCTTTAAACTTGGAACAGGTGTTTTTAAGCTGGGAAGTAAGGCCGGGAAAGGTTTATTTAACCTTTTTGGAAAAGGGAGCAAAGATGGAGTACCTGCAGCAACAGGATCTCTTGTCCCTGACAGCTTCATAACTTCCACTATGGCCGTTACGGCCTCCGTAGTTTACATCAATGGCCCAACGATTGGAGAAGGTGGAAGTGGGGGCAAAATCATAAACAACATTCCAAGCTTACCTGGAGGAGGACCCGCGACAATACCGAAGCTTCCTGGAGGAGGATCGCCTCTTGCTTTACCGGGCGCCGCGGGAGCGGCAGGAAATGCTATAAATACTGTGAAGCTTGCTAATGGCACATACGTAGCGTCCGGAGGCGCATTAACAACAGGCCTGGCCAAGTTAGGAGTAGCACTCGGAAGCGGAGCAACAACTGCCGGCGGAGCTGCAGCTGCAGGCGCCGCAGGGATAGCCGGAATTATAGGCGGGATCCTCGGACTTGGTAGCGCAGGAATTGATGTTTATCAGGGAATAAAAGCAAGCAAAGCAGGCAATAACAAAGTTGCTAAAGATGAGTATGTAACCGCAGGAACCAAAGCAGGTATGGTCGGAACAGGTGCTTTAATAGGTACTGCAATCATGCCTGGACTTGGAACTTTAATCGGTGCAGGAATAGGCGGCGCAGCGGCGCTTTTAACCGGAGATAAAGCCGGCAAAGCCCTATCTGACGCAACGGACAAAGACGGAGCTTTATCAAAGTTCTGGGAAAATACCAAGATATGGGCAAGCAACACATGGGACTCCATCAAGACAGGAGCCTCAAACGCCGGATCATGGATCAGTGACAAGTGGAGCGGGTTCAGTGAATGGTTCGAAACTTCGATATGGACCCCGACAAAGGACGTTGGTATTTCAGCAATTAACATCGCAGCAGGAGCATGGAGCGAGGCAAGAGATTGGATCGGAGATAAATGGAGTGATTTCTCCGGGTGGTTTGATGAATCGATATGGACCCCGGTAAGCAATGCAGCCCAAGCCGCCGGCCAGTGGGTAAGCGAAAGATGGAGCGAGGCAAGAACATGGATAGGCGAGCGCTGGTCCGACTTTTCAACATGGTTTGAAGAGTCAATATGGACACCGGTCAAAACAGGAGCCCAGGCAGCAGGCCAGTGGGTAAGCGAAAGATGGAGCGAGGCCAAGACCTGGGTAAGCGAGACCTGGGGAGCTGTTTCAGGTTGGTTTGATGAATCGGTCTGGCAGCCGGTGAAAAGCGCAGCGCAGACAGCAGGAGCATGGCTGGGAGATCAGTTCACAGCAGCAAAGAATGCCATAAGCGAAGCCTGGTCCGGAGTGTCGGGATGGTTTGAACAGAAAGTCTGGGAACCCATCAAGACCGGAGCAACCAGGGCATGGGAATGGGTAGGCGAAAAGCTCGGTGGCATCGGTGAATGGATCGGCGACAAGTGGCAGAGCTTCAAAGACTGGCTCGGAGGCCTGGGTCAAAAAGGATCGAAAGAAACCGGCCTGACGACCAGCCAGGGCAAAGGCAGCGTCCTCGAACATGCATACGGCGGCATTATGACAAAGCCGCACATGGGCATCGTGGCCGAGGACGGAGCTGAAGGAATTATCCCGTTAAGCCCAAGCAAGAGGCAAAGAGGCCTTGATTTATGGCAGCGGACCGGTGAGCTTCTTGGCGTAAGGGCCTATGAAGACGGCGGAATCGTAGGAGAGGAACCGGACGAAATCCCGGTAGCCTCCGCAACCGGAAAGGCCGGCCAGAACATCACCATCAAGGTAGAAGTCAAGGCAGAGCCTAAATTCACGATTGAAGGCGGCGGAGACAACACCGATGAAAACAAAGTGGTGGCCATACTGAAGGCTTATATCCGCGAAATGACTGACGACATCGGAGACGAGCTGGCAGAAAGACTGGCCCGCATTTTTGCAAATATGCCGGTGAAAGGAGTGGCTGAAGCTTGA
- a CDS encoding sigma-70 family RNA polymerase sigma factor: MTNEELAAMAAQGDIESLHKLYFAVKPLLFKLISRYFPLCKNSLAEPEDLLQCGYFAVLEAVNDFSPDKGLLFNSYLGYHVKNTCLAELGFKGKRQVETISLNAPISEDGDDLTLEDAICDPSSDTYSYCELNDMMLIVREEIDKLSPREQIYIHYRYYEEKTITEICEIMGWERWLTWDIRCSAFNKLRKSESIQELGEVYQFRRISEFSNPESVVISFEDEALKLI, encoded by the coding sequence GTGACAAATGAGGAGTTGGCGGCCATGGCCGCGCAGGGAGATATAGAAAGCCTGCATAAATTGTATTTCGCAGTGAAGCCACTGCTTTTCAAGCTCATAAGCCGGTATTTCCCTCTATGCAAGAACAGTTTAGCAGAGCCGGAAGACTTACTTCAGTGCGGTTACTTTGCGGTTTTAGAGGCCGTTAATGATTTTTCACCTGATAAGGGACTTCTTTTTAATTCATATCTTGGATATCACGTGAAAAATACATGCCTCGCTGAATTAGGATTTAAGGGTAAACGGCAGGTTGAGACGATATCGCTCAATGCACCCATATCTGAAGACGGAGACGACCTTACTTTAGAGGATGCTATTTGTGACCCCTCTTCGGATACATACAGTTATTGCGAACTAAACGATATGATGCTTATTGTCAGAGAAGAGATAGATAAGCTTTCGCCAAGAGAACAGATTTACATACATTACCGGTATTATGAAGAAAAAACCATTACAGAGATATGTGAGATCATGGGATGGGAAAGGTGGCTTACATGGGATATAAGATGCTCGGCTTTCAATAAACTGCGTAAATCAGAATCCATTCAAGAATTAGGGGAAGTTTACCAGTTTAGACGTATAAGTGAATTCTCAAATCCAGAGAGCGTTGTTATTAGCTTTGAGGACGAGGCTCTCAAACTCATATAA
- a CDS encoding helix-turn-helix domain-containing protein, with translation MGESKINKTEMHVRKCFSERLKGLRKGRKLSQDELGADLGLSRGSISYYEKQSRTAPIDVLYVIADYFNVSTDFLLGLKDEPDPYVKINAPKKPGTSHTLPKILDDVPALAARHSELWSAFIRTSLLLPQESGLRDSLFTAVMGTIDAYMVAAQFLRSGKPLSELISALQDTKVSTELSMSILVQISGLQEKAISASQDDRGKE, from the coding sequence ATGGGAGAAAGCAAAATCAACAAAACTGAGATGCATGTGCGTAAGTGTTTTTCTGAACGCCTTAAGGGATTACGCAAAGGACGCAAGCTTTCACAGGATGAATTGGGCGCCGATCTTGGCTTGTCTCGCGGCAGTATCAGCTATTATGAAAAACAGAGCCGAACGGCTCCGATAGATGTTCTGTATGTCATTGCGGATTATTTTAATGTGTCTACAGATTTCTTGTTGGGTCTGAAAGATGAACCTGATCCATATGTTAAAATAAATGCTCCCAAAAAGCCTGGAACTTCTCATACGCTTCCAAAAATTTTAGATGATGTCCCAGCTCTGGCAGCTCGGCATTCTGAATTATGGAGTGCTTTTATTCGAACGTCGCTATTGCTCCCTCAGGAATCTGGATTACGGGATAGTCTTTTCACTGCAGTAATGGGGACAATAGATGCTTACATGGTTGCAGCACAATTTCTCCGATCAGGTAAACCCTTATCAGAGTTAATCTCTGCGCTCCAGGATACCAAAGTATCTACCGAGCTTTCTATGTCTATCCTTGTTCAGATCTCTGGCCTTCAGGAGAAAGCGATTAGTGCCAGCCAAGATGATAGGGGAAAAGAATAA
- a CDS encoding site-specific integrase, with protein sequence MPVYKDEERKTWYVWFRYKDWAGVVRQHKKRGFQKRSEAVQYERDFLKKQSGSCDMSFGSMVELYMEDCKSRLRSTTYESKKYLIESKILPTFKDLPVNAITAATVRKWQNELLDDDAEYSPTYLKTINNQLSAIFNFAKRYYGLNTNPAAVAGSIGKKNAETMQFWTKDEFELFIEAVSDKPASYAIFNTLFWTGMRSGELLALTLNDINFEAKTISITKSYARIGGEDVISLPKTPKSRRVITVPDFLLDILKDYAGRLVDYEPSDRLFEYTKHYLQSEMDRGCKKSGVKKIRVHDIRHSHASLLIELGFSPLLISERLGHENVETTLEIYAHLYPNKHGEVSSKLNELFTPKIFQKTGENPGISE encoded by the coding sequence TTGCCGGTTTACAAAGATGAAGAGAGAAAAACGTGGTATGTCTGGTTCCGCTACAAAGACTGGGCCGGCGTTGTGCGTCAGCACAAGAAGAGAGGCTTTCAGAAGAGATCTGAAGCTGTCCAGTACGAGCGAGACTTTCTAAAAAAGCAAAGCGGCAGCTGTGATATGAGCTTCGGCTCTATGGTGGAGCTATACATGGAAGATTGTAAATCGCGGCTCCGCTCCACGACATACGAAAGTAAGAAATACCTCATTGAGTCAAAAATACTTCCAACTTTTAAAGATTTACCTGTCAATGCTATAACAGCCGCTACGGTGCGTAAATGGCAGAATGAGCTCCTGGATGATGATGCTGAGTATTCTCCAACATACCTTAAAACGATAAATAACCAGCTGTCGGCCATTTTCAATTTTGCCAAGCGCTATTATGGCCTGAATACAAATCCTGCAGCTGTCGCGGGATCCATCGGTAAAAAGAACGCCGAGACTATGCAGTTCTGGACAAAAGATGAATTTGAGCTTTTTATTGAAGCTGTTTCAGATAAGCCTGCGTCATATGCTATTTTTAATACCTTATTCTGGACCGGTATGCGCTCCGGAGAGCTCCTGGCCCTTACTCTGAATGATATAAATTTCGAAGCTAAAACGATAAGTATAACAAAGAGCTACGCCAGGATTGGAGGAGAGGATGTGATCTCTCTTCCAAAAACTCCAAAGAGCCGCCGGGTAATTACTGTACCGGATTTTCTCCTGGATATTCTGAAGGATTACGCCGGCCGCCTGGTGGACTATGAGCCTTCGGACCGCCTTTTTGAATATACAAAGCACTACCTTCAAAGCGAAATGGACCGCGGGTGTAAGAAATCAGGGGTAAAAAAGATACGTGTTCATGACATCCGCCATTCCCACGCATCGTTATTGATTGAACTGGGTTTTTCCCCGCTGCTTATATCAGAGCGTCTTGGCCATGAGAATGTGGAGACCACTCTGGAAATATACGCCCATTTATACCCCAATAAGCACGGGGAAGTTTCCAGTAAACTGAACGAACTATTTACCCCTAAAATTTTCCAAAAAACAGGCGAAAATCCGGGTATTTCAGAATAA
- the guaA gene encoding glutamine-hydrolyzing GMP synthase has protein sequence MERARETVIILDFGGKYAQMVARRVREAQVYCELLPYSTSLEKILEKQPKAIILAGGPMSVYSENAPFCDENIFRSDIPVLAIGYGMQLMLKTFGAKIEASGSWESGVSELIIDMPKGLFQGIDGKITVVMDSGDLPSSLPEEFEVLAHTKKTQFAAIGNGKNLYGIQFHPEESLTQCGREILNNFLFGIAKCSGTWSTKAFIEEQVNLIKEKVGDKKAICALSGGIDSSVSAVLVHKAIGDNLTCIFVDHGLMRKNEPEQVIKTFRDKFHMNLIAINASKRFLDKLKGVTDPEMKRKIVGEEFIRVFEEEASKLGKIDFLVQGTIYPDIIESVNPIAGAVKSHHNVGGLPENVNFELIEPLKELFKDEVRKIGLELGIPEEIVYRHPFPGPGLGVRVLGEVTEEKLNIVREADFIVTDEIKKAGLYRELWQAFAILPNIQSVGVTADKRTYKHTIAVRAIISEDAMTAEWAKLPHDLLDRISKRITSEVEDANRVVYDITSKPPATIEWE, from the coding sequence ATGGAACGTGCAAGGGAAACAGTTATAATCCTTGATTTTGGTGGTAAATATGCCCAGATGGTGGCACGGCGAGTAAGAGAAGCTCAGGTTTATTGTGAATTACTACCATATTCAACTTCGCTGGAAAAAATATTAGAAAAGCAGCCCAAAGCAATTATTTTAGCCGGGGGGCCGATGAGCGTCTATAGTGAGAATGCACCTTTTTGCGATGAAAATATCTTTAGAAGCGATATCCCGGTCTTGGCTATAGGCTACGGAATGCAGCTAATGCTAAAGACCTTTGGTGCAAAAATCGAAGCATCTGGCAGCTGGGAAAGTGGTGTATCAGAACTTATTATAGACATGCCAAAGGGTTTATTTCAAGGCATCGATGGGAAGATAACAGTTGTAATGGACAGTGGCGATTTACCCAGTTCACTTCCCGAAGAATTCGAAGTGCTTGCACATACTAAGAAAACTCAGTTTGCAGCAATTGGAAACGGGAAAAACCTTTACGGCATTCAATTTCACCCTGAAGAAAGTTTGACTCAATGTGGACGTGAAATTTTAAATAACTTCTTATTTGGGATTGCAAAATGCAGTGGAACATGGTCTACCAAGGCTTTTATTGAAGAACAAGTAAATCTTATAAAAGAGAAGGTAGGAGATAAAAAAGCAATTTGCGCTCTTAGCGGCGGCATTGATTCATCAGTATCGGCAGTTTTAGTTCATAAAGCAATAGGTGACAATTTGACGTGCATTTTTGTAGATCACGGCCTTATGCGCAAAAACGAGCCGGAGCAAGTTATAAAGACATTCAGGGATAAGTTTCATATGAATCTTATAGCAATTAACGCATCTAAGCGCTTTCTTGATAAGCTTAAAGGTGTTACAGATCCCGAAATGAAACGAAAAATAGTTGGAGAAGAATTTATCAGGGTGTTTGAAGAAGAAGCATCGAAACTCGGAAAAATTGACTTTTTAGTTCAAGGAACAATATATCCTGACATAATTGAAAGCGTAAACCCAATAGCAGGAGCAGTTAAAAGCCATCACAATGTTGGCGGACTTCCAGAAAATGTAAACTTTGAATTAATAGAACCTCTAAAAGAACTTTTTAAAGATGAAGTACGAAAAATAGGGCTTGAATTGGGAATTCCCGAAGAGATAGTATATCGCCATCCATTCCCCGGGCCGGGGCTCGGAGTAAGAGTGTTGGGAGAAGTAACCGAAGAAAAACTCAATATAGTAAGAGAAGCCGATTTTATTGTAACTGATGAAATAAAAAAAGCGGGACTTTATAGAGAACTGTGGCAGGCCTTTGCAATCCTCCCGAACATTCAAAGCGTAGGTGTAACTGCAGACAAACGCACATATAAACATACTATTGCCGTAAGAGCAATAATAAGCGAAGATGCAATGACTGCCGAATGGGCAAAACTTCCCCATGATTTACTTGACAGAATTTCAAAAAGAATCACAAGTGAAGTAGAGGATGCAAACCGCGTAGTTTATGACATAACATCAAAGCCTCCGGCAACTATCGAGTGGGAATAG
- a CDS encoding ABC transporter permease subunit translates to MTLQTLPFNKALLKKDWKMTKWLCFAVAGILFFTMTLGVINTYNNYQRTIQEMEKHPEWYAGFDIDGYKAELKNLLQDKFKQLSGMEAMLVVFTPMAAAALLFGEEKRKKTFEILATMPFSRTEIFFNKAVIAFANVILPFLINAAIMVAALWLSKGLRDFYSAGMVMSWFGADAFRLFIVLSFSLLFASLTGTSISQLVLTIIFFIFPIGFTGLLYMNMAMWGYRIAVIDEFLNIFGSYTMPGILSNIKEVPIVFHIISAIIMLVAAKLLFDRNKLERSGETLEFETIETFFKFGVAVCTSMLVGVIVTGCAGSFIYFTNNVPRIFTIIGYIIGIFLGWFVASYSIKTNRAKV, encoded by the coding sequence ATGACTTTACAGACATTGCCCTTTAATAAGGCTTTGCTGAAAAAGGACTGGAAAATGACTAAATGGCTGTGCTTTGCGGTAGCAGGCATATTATTTTTTACAATGACTTTAGGTGTGATAAATACATACAACAATTATCAAAGAACAATTCAAGAAATGGAAAAACACCCGGAATGGTATGCGGGCTTTGATATAGATGGATACAAAGCCGAGTTAAAGAATCTTTTGCAAGATAAATTTAAACAACTATCAGGTATGGAAGCAATGTTAGTAGTTTTTACACCCATGGCAGCTGCGGCGCTTCTATTTGGAGAGGAAAAGCGAAAAAAGACATTCGAAATACTTGCGACTATGCCATTTAGCCGTACAGAAATATTTTTTAATAAAGCCGTAATAGCTTTTGCAAATGTAATTTTGCCGTTTTTAATAAATGCAGCGATAATGGTAGCAGCTCTATGGCTTTCCAAGGGCTTAAGGGATTTTTACTCAGCAGGTATGGTAATGTCCTGGTTTGGAGCAGATGCCTTTAGATTATTTATTGTATTGAGTTTCTCACTGCTTTTTGCAAGTTTGACAGGTACTTCAATATCCCAGTTGGTTTTGACTATTATATTTTTCATATTCCCCATAGGTTTTACAGGATTGCTGTATATGAATATGGCGATGTGGGGATATCGCATAGCTGTAATTGACGAGTTTTTAAATATTTTTGGGTCATATACTATGCCGGGGATATTAAGCAACATTAAAGAGGTGCCTATTGTATTTCATATTATTTCAGCAATAATAATGCTTGTTGCAGCAAAACTATTGTTTGACCGCAATAAATTGGAGAGAAGCGGCGAAACTCTAGAATTTGAGACAATAGAAACATTTTTCAAGTTTGGGGTGGCAGTGTGCACCTCCATGCTCGTTGGAGTAATAGTTACCGGATGTGCAGGAAGTTTTATATATTTCACAAATAATGTTCCCAGGATATTTACAATAATTGGCTATATCATAGGAATTTTTTTAGGATGGTTTGTAGCAAGTTACAGCATAAAAACAAACCGAGCGAAGGTATAA
- a CDS encoding ABC transporter ATP-binding protein, giving the protein MIEVKNLDKSLGGTKILDDINLRIKSGSIYGLIGPNGAGKTTLIKNLVDIYKPEKGEVLISGENIKDNTNIKSRIGYVSDYQYFYPSFKIGEIVEFYKDTYPFWNDKRYIQLMKLFKLDGNKKIKYLSKGMKTQLAILLSLSIMPNILILDEPTSGLDPVVKQKVLNLIVDEVSANETTVLISSHNLGQLEQICDHIGIIHEGKMLLEDSVENLKSNVRKIQVAFKGEFPEEIKSNEHILKIETIGKIHQIVVKDNLDAVIDAIKKCNPILLETIDMSLEEIFIYKMGVEGYDFTDIAL; this is encoded by the coding sequence ATGATTGAAGTTAAAAATTTAGATAAATCTTTAGGAGGAACAAAGATCCTAGATGACATAAACCTTAGGATAAAAAGCGGTTCGATATATGGTTTGATAGGACCTAATGGGGCAGGCAAAACAACCTTGATAAAAAACTTAGTAGATATATATAAACCGGAAAAAGGTGAAGTTCTAATCTCGGGCGAGAACATCAAAGATAATACTAATATAAAGTCCAGAATAGGCTATGTATCGGATTATCAGTATTTCTATCCCTCCTTTAAAATCGGTGAGATAGTCGAGTTTTATAAGGATACTTACCCGTTTTGGAATGATAAAAGATATATTCAATTAATGAAACTTTTCAAACTCGACGGCAATAAAAAAATCAAATATTTATCAAAAGGCATGAAAACGCAGCTTGCCATACTTTTGAGCTTATCTATAATGCCCAATATACTTATATTGGACGAACCCACATCGGGCTTAGATCCTGTTGTTAAACAAAAGGTTTTAAACTTAATTGTCGACGAAGTAAGCGCAAATGAAACTACTGTTTTGATTTCAAGCCATAATTTGGGGCAATTGGAGCAAATTTGCGACCATATTGGCATTATCCATGAAGGTAAGATGTTGTTGGAAGATAGTGTTGAAAACCTTAAAAGTAATGTGAGAAAGATTCAAGTTGCGTTTAAAGGTGAGTTTCCGGAAGAGATAAAGAGCAATGAACATATACTAAAAATAGAAACCATCGGCAAAATACATCAAATAGTAGTGAAGGATAATCTTGATGCGGTAATAGATGCGATCAAAAAATGCAATCCTATTTTATTAGAAACGATAGATATGTCTCTTGAAGAGATTTTTATATACAAGATGGGAGTTGAAGGCTATGACTTTACAGACATTGCCCTTTAA
- a CDS encoding GntR family transcriptional regulator: MIYIDVTSSTPIYAQIVNNIKEGILKGLFEPGEKLPSIRDMAKMMTLNPNTVQKAYKELEREGVIVTIQGKGTFISKEYKPKKDSSKMEELKKTFRKGIIEALYMGFSKEELMAFIQGLAEEMEERA; the protein is encoded by the coding sequence TTGATTTATATTGATGTAACCAGCAGCACGCCTATTTATGCGCAAATTGTAAACAATATAAAAGAAGGTATATTGAAGGGCTTATTTGAACCGGGGGAAAAGCTGCCATCTATTAGAGATATGGCTAAAATGATGACTTTAAACCCAAACACTGTTCAAAAGGCATATAAAGAATTAGAGAGAGAAGGGGTAATAGTTACAATTCAAGGGAAAGGGACATTTATCTCAAAAGAATATAAACCAAAAAAAGACAGTAGCAAAATGGAAGAACTAAAAAAAACGTTTAGAAAGGGCATCATTGAAGCCTTGTATATGGGGTTTAGCAAAGAAGAGCTTATGGCTTTCATTCAAGGATTAGCTGAGGAAATGGAGGAGAGAGCATAA